Proteins encoded together in one Papaver somniferum cultivar HN1 unplaced genomic scaffold, ASM357369v1 unplaced-scaffold_117, whole genome shotgun sequence window:
- the LOC113329925 gene encoding 2-alkenal reductase (NADP(+)-dependent)-like, translated as MANGDEISNKRIIFRDYISGFPKESDMIPTTDTIKLKVPEGSNSVLLKNMYLSCDPYMRSRMTQSDSYVPAFTPGKPISGYAVSEVLDSGNPNFKKGDYVWGIVGWEQYSLIENPHPMALMKIDYTDVPLSYYTGVLGMPGMTAYVGFHVVASPKSGESVYVSAASGAVGQLVGQFAKLMGCYVVGSAGSKEKVDLLKNKFGFNDAFNYKEEPDLTATLKRYFPKGIDIYFENVGGKMLEAVLPNMALHGRISVCGMISQYNLEQPDGVHNLFLLITKRVRMEGFIVSDHYHLYPKFMEMMKQHFKEGKLVYVEDTVEGLESAPAALIGLFTGRNIGKQVVRVAHE; from the exons ATGGCGAACGGAGATGAAATCAGCAATAAAAGAATCATTTTTAGAGATTACATATCTGGGTTTCCTAAAGAATCCGACATGATACCAACTACAGATACAATCAAATTGAAAGTCCCGGAAGGATCAAATTCAGTTCTTTTGAAAAATATGTACTTATCTTGTGATCCTTACATGAGAAGCAGAATGACACAGTCTGATAGTTATGTTCCTGCTTTTACTCCTGGCAAA CCAATCAGTGGATATGCTGTTTCCGAAGTGTTAGATTCGGGAAACCCAAACTTCAAGAAAGGTGATTatgtgtgggggattgttggatgGGAGCAGTACAGTCTCATCGAAAACCCTCACCCTATGGCCTTAATGAAAATCGACTACACTGATGTACCTCTTTCATATTATACTGGAGTCCTTG GTATGCCTGGAATGACTGCTTATGTTGGCTTCCATGTGGTTGCTTCTCCTAAAAGTGGAGAATCTGTTTATGTATCGGCTGCATCTGGTGCAGTAGGACAGCTTGTCGGCCAATTTGCAAAGTTGATGGGATGTTATGTTGTTGGAAGTGCCGGATCCAAAGAAAAG GTTGATCTGTTGAAGAACAAGTTTGGGTTTAATGATGCTTTCAATTATAAAGAAGAGCCTGACTTGACTGCAACTTTGAAAAG GTACTTTCCTAAGGGAATCGATATTTACTTTGAGAATGTGGGTGGAAAGATGCTCGAAGCTGTCCTCCCAAATATGGCTCTCCATGGTAGGATCTCTGTTTGTGGAATGATTTCACAATACAATCTTGAGCAGCCTGACGGCGTTCACAACTTATTTCTTCTTATCACAAAACGTGTTCGTATGGAAGGATTTATCGTTTCAGACCACTATCACCTCTACCCAAAGTTTATGGAAATGATGAAGCAGCATTTCAAGGAAGGGAAATTAGTTTACGTTGAAGATACAGTGGAAGGTCTTGAGAGTGCTCCTGCTGCATTGATAGGTCTTTTTACTGGCCGAAACATAGGGAAGCAGGTAGTCCGAGTTGCTCATGAATGA